From Microbacterium sp. LWH7-1.2:
AGTCGGGCGCGCCGGTGCAGGCCGCGATCGAGAACTGAGCCCACCGCTCGCCGAGGGGCGCCGGGTCCGCGCGGATCCGGCGCCCCTTGCGTATGCCGCCAGCGAACGACGAGCGGGACGGATGCCGCAGCCCGCGGTCTGCGCGAAGATGAAGGGATGACGCGTTACCTCGTGGTCCCCCAGTGGCAGGGAAGCCCGTCCTCCCGCGCGATGCAGCTCATCGACGGCGCCCAGGCGATCGCGGGAGACCTCCCTCGGGCCTCCACCACCGTGCTCGATGTCCCCATGGAGGCGGGCGAGTCGCTGGGCACGGGTATCCATCGCCTCAGCGCCCTGCAGCGCGTGCGCGGGATGGTCGCACAGGCGCTGGACGCCCACGACGCCGCCGCGCCCGACGAGCCCGTGCTCACGATCGGCGGCGACTGCGGCATCGCACTCGCCCCCATCGCGCACGCCGCCCGCCGCTCTCCCGGGCTCGCGGTGGTCTGGATCGATGCGCACCCCGACCTCAACTCGCCGGACTCGTCGCCATCGGGCGCCTTCGCGGGCATGGCGCTGCGCGCCGTGATCGGCGACGGCGACCCCGGTCTGGCCCTGCCCGCAGGCACGATCGCTGCCGAGCGAGTCGTCGTCGGAGGGGCGCGTTCGTTCGACGACCCCGAGCTCGAGCTCGTGTCGGAGCGCGGCATCGCGGCCCTCACGGTGGAGGCGCTGCGCGATGGCGACGCCCTTGCCGACGCGGTCCTGGCGACCGGTGCGGACGCCGTGTACGTCCACATCGACATCGACGCGCTCGACCCCGCCGAGATCGCCGGCAACGCCCAGCCCGAGCCGTTCGGGGTCACCGTGGCCGAGCTGACCGTCGCGGTCGCGCGGCTGCGCGAGCGCGTGCCGCTGGTCGGGGCATCCCTCGCCGGCTACTCCCCTGCGTCGGTCGCCGCAGCCACCGACGATCTGGGCGCGATCCTGCGCGTGATCGGGGCGCTGGCGTGAGTCCCATCCCCACGCCGCCCGCGGGGTGGCGCGCCGCCGCCGAGCGCGCCGTCATCCGGGGGCGGCGCATCGACGACGCCCTCCCCTCGTTCCTGCTGGACTCGCCCATCAGCCGCGTCGGGTACTGGTACGGCTGCGCGGTGGGGTGGGTCTGGGGAACGCTCTGGAGCACCGGACCCGTCCAGCAGCGCGAGGGCCTGTGGGTGTTCCGCGGGATGCCGCGCTGGACGTTCCCGCGCGGCGGGTCGTGCGTGGGCGGATGCTTCCTCACCGGCGACGGCCGCATCACCGACGCGCTGCTGCGGCACGAGGCGGTGCACAAGCGCCAGTGGCAGCGCTACGGGCTGCTCATGCCCGTGCTGTACCTGCTGGCCGGACGCAACCCGCTGCGCAACCGGTTCGAGATCGAGGCCGGCCTGGAAGACGGCAACTACGTTCCCCGCGGCGCGGCATGACCGGATGTCCCGGGGACTCAGCGGAGCGCGACCGGATCGGGTCCGGCCGCGCCGCTCAGCCGGTCACTTCTGCCCGTGAAGATGGGCGTTGCAGCCCCATTCCCCCAGTTCGGGGATGACGACGTCGGAAGCACCGCCGCCGTTCAGGCTGAGTGCCTTGCGGTCCGCCTGGTCGAACTGCCCCCAGTTCTGGGTCACTCCGCGCTCCACCTCTGAGCCGTCCGACTCGTGATCCTCCAGCCCGGAGAACGCGCACGGCGAGTTCGCGTTGCTCCGCGCGCCGGTCGGGTCTCCGTTGGCATTGAACTCACCCGCGAACGCGCCGCCCGCCGAGCCGAGCACGATGACGGCCCCCACCGCGAACCCCAGCATGATCTTCCTGCGCATGATGCGCCCCTTCCCAGTAGAAAAGGGCGGGCGTCGAGCCCGCCCGCCGCTAGCGAACTCCTCGACCCGGGCGCCGTCAATGGGGTGAATACCGGCCTGGTACCTAGGGTCTCGAGACCGCCGAGCGGCCTCGGAGAGGCAGGACGAGCGCGGGACGTCAGCGCGCGGTGGCGAAGCCGTATTGCGCGGGGGTGTGGATCGCGTCCGTGCGGATGCCGAGCTCGACCAGGTGGTCGACGATGTCGGCCGTGCCGAGGTAGCCGCCCAGCAGGTGGATGCGGGTCTCGTCACCATCGGTGCACAGCATCTCGTCGGCCCACGCGGTGACGGCGCGCGTCAGCGCCTCGCCCGAAGCGCAGCCCCGGCCGGTGCCCGGGGCGCCCGAGCGCTGCGAGCGGTCGAGCCACGTGACGACCATGCGGCTCGGCGCAGTGATCTCAGCCAGCCATGAGGCGTCAGGGACCTCGATGAAGACGCGGCCCGTCGAGCAGATCGGCAGGGTCGCGAGCACGGCCTCGAGCTCGGCCAGCGACGACTCGTCGGCCGTGATCAGATGCTGGACGCGCGTGTGACGCGACGCTCGGCACGCCGACGCGTTGTGCGCGGCACTCTGAGGCTGGATGTTCTGAACCATGACCCCTCCACTATAACCCCTGATGAAGGGTCGCCTTACCTCATTACGGACCGTGAAAAACGGATGCCTCGTTCCTAGGCGTCCCGCTGAAGCAGCACGCGGCGAAGCTCCACGATCTCGTCGTCTGCGAGCCCGTGCGTGCGCAGATACTCCGCGGCCGAGCCGTAGCGCTCGTCGACGTCGGCGAGGAGTGCGTGCATCACCGGCGCGGGCGAGCGCGCGACGAGATCCTCGACGTTCACCGCGCGGGGATGCATGGATCGGATCAGTGCGACGACGTAGCGATTGCGTCGCGCCGGGAGCAGAGCCTCCGTGCGCGCGTAGTCGGCGATGACCTCGTCGGCGTCGACGCCCGCTGCCGCCAGCGTGAGCGCGACGGTGACGCCGGTGCGATCCTTGCCGGCGGTGCAGTGCACGAGGACCGGCTGGTCGGCGAGGATGCCCCGCACCACCGCCACCACGTTGTCCGACGATTCGTCGACGATGAGGCGGTACATCTCGTCGAGACTGAGGTCGTCCCGGAAGAACGAGTCGACCGAGCCCAGGAACAGCGGCACACGCTGGGTCACGACGTCCATGCCCGCGGTGCGACTGGGATCGCGGGCGACCTC
This genomic window contains:
- a CDS encoding Fe-S oxidoreductase, encoding MSPIPTPPAGWRAAAERAVIRGRRIDDALPSFLLDSPISRVGYWYGCAVGWVWGTLWSTGPVQQREGLWVFRGMPRWTFPRGGSCVGGCFLTGDGRITDALLRHEAVHKRQWQRYGLLMPVLYLLAGRNPLRNRFEIEAGLEDGNYVPRGAA
- a CDS encoding SIP domain-containing protein, translating into MVQNIQPQSAAHNASACRASRHTRVQHLITADESSLAELEAVLATLPICSTGRVFIEVPDASWLAEITAPSRMVVTWLDRSQRSGAPGTGRGCASGEALTRAVTAWADEMLCTDGDETRIHLLGGYLGTADIVDHLVELGIRTDAIHTPAQYGFATAR
- a CDS encoding tyrosine-protein phosphatase, which produces MTDDPPSVDPVDPSDPARPGRLAFSDPVVPGAVNLRDVGGLRAGATTTRYGVLFRSGNLARLGAKGGRALAGLGLRRIIDLRADDEVARDPSRTAGMDVVTQRVPLFLGSVDSFFRDDLSLDEMYRLIVDESSDNVVAVVRGILADQPVLVHCTAGKDRTGVTVALTLAAAGVDADEVIADYARTEALLPARRNRYVVALIRSMHPRAVNVEDLVARSPAPVMHALLADVDERYGSAAEYLRTHGLADDEIVELRRVLLQRDA